The genomic interval AATAGGGaaggaattgattataatgataTTTTCTCTCCTATTGTGAAAACAAATCCATACAGATGTTGTAAGCCATGGTTTTTTAgcttagcttgagctagaacaGATCGATGTCATGTTAAGGCTGCATTTTTAGATGGAGACTTAGATGAAACCATCTACATAAAGTAACCAAATTAATTTGGGGTATGAGGCAAGGAAGATTATGTTTGTAAATTTAATAGATCTTTGTATGGTCTAAAATAATCCTTAAGGAAATGGAAGAGACGGTTTAATGAATCCATTGTTAGAATTGGTTTTGAACGTGGGAAATATGATACTTATGTCTATTTCAATTTTCTAGAAGACAATTTGTTCATtatattgttgttgtttataTTAGAATGTATGACTGAAACAAGAGGGAGGTGatttgttttcacaagatttttgCAAATACTGGAAGAAGATTGAAAAGATTGGTAAAATCAATCAATAGATTTATCTGTTCAACTGGTTTAATTAATAGATTAACagttatagaaaaatataaatcaattgttttatcgaaacaactgattgtttaatGCAGCATAATACATATAACAATTTATATAGCAGTTTATCAGAGTAAGGgaagagagattcacacaggGAGAtatatactagttcactcttaaccaaaagTTACATCCAATCCTCAACTTACCACTAAGAATTCACTAAGTAaccaaaaccagattacaaaccaCAACCAATAGTGTTGATCTTGAATCCCTTAAGAACACATAACACTCTCAACCAAAACCACAGTTTCCAAGAACAACTATCTAAAACTGTTTTACAACACAATAcaaaattgaaagaaagaatTAGAATACACCTGGGCTTTACAAAGTTGTGAAacaatagaaaagaaaattgatGTTCCTACTTCACACGCAAGCAATGATCCAAGACTCCAAAAATGATTAACAAAGCTCTTTGATCTTCTCTTGaaaacctttttatcaaaactctcttcttctttttaaatGATCATAAACTGATCTTTATATAGACTTTAAAAAATGGTTAAATTGTTTGataattaaatgaaatatattaaacgcatttaaatatagtttgaaaatcataacagaattctgttaaaaacacttgattgattttcaaaacaaactgattattttttttttctgttaaaaaTTGAACATAAAAAGCCAATTCATTTATCGAAATAACTGATTACTTTTGgtttacagaaaagacaaaagaaaacaaatcatttttaaatcctttttaaaAACCTAAGTGTAATTCAATCGGTTTTCGTGACAAATCAACTTGTTGAAAAACTTGTTGTAGTCACCGAACTTTAAACAAAAGTTTTTCCAACTAATTTAAAACACGAAACaattaactaaaattaacacaaatttgaaaaacaaaactttcaaaagaTATTTAGAATCATatgaacttggatcataacTAAGTGCAAACTAACAATTCAAAATGTACCTAACTGCACACACAAACAACAAATTTTTCATGTCTTCAAGCTTGATTTGGAAATCATAAAAGCAACCTTGTTCAATAGTTTGAAGAAGATATTTTGATAGTAAGCAATAATAAACCTGAGGTACATATGGTTAAAATTGTCTTAAAAGACCTATCTCAAACAAATCCTTGATAAGTATGGTATGACAAACTTAAAACAAGTTTCCACACCTCTTGCTTCCCACTTTAAGTCAAGTGATAGTCTCCTATGATGGTGGAGGAACAATATTATATGGACGGTCTTCCATATgctaatttaatttgttttgtgaTGTATGTTATAGCCTGTTCACACCCTTACATAGCTTATGTTGTGAGTGTTGTAAGCAGGTTTATGTCTAACCTTGGATGGACATGTGAACATAATTTTACTCACACTTAGAACATCTAATTATAGTTTGCTTGGACTATAATTATGAATAAATCTACCATTTTAAATAAGATTCATATAATTGGATTTATTTAGACTTTAAGTGTTATTATTGTTAATCTTGGATTTTTAGTTACAGAAAATGGTCCAACAACTCCTCTACTAAGAGTTCACTAAAGAAGCATTAATGCAAACATCAAGTTTAATggataaaaatatgtaaaaagaacTTGTTGAGAACGTCTTAAGCTAGACGATCTGATAGAAATGTCTagtgtataaatttgatagaagAGTATGTTGATGTGAGTGAGACTGAGAAATGAAGGCCCAAGTTGATTCTTTGAATCAAAGCAGGAAACGAAATCACATCAAAAGAATTTAAGAGGATTGGAAGCTAAGTATAtggaaaaataataagaaacaaAATCTACAATAAAATCTACACATGTTTGGTAAATTTGATCCTATTTGGAAATTGAATGAATAATATTTGGAAATTTGATCATATTTTAACTAATAAAGAATTTGTTGTTGAATGTACTTGGGACTTAACCAACTCCCTTTATGTTTTTActcttatttttcaattttttgttcAACAACTACACAACCCCCCTTTTAATTGACTATTCTTATTAATTAACATTTGTTGCAAATGATATATGGAGTCTGTCTTATTGAGATTGTAATTGAATTCATTGGGAGATGACTTGAGGTTAACTGACTTTGACTAtacttaatttttattcatcTCCTTTATAATAGATGATTGATAATTGTCATTTtgttatcaaattaaaatgatattcAACATAGACCGTCTAACACCAAAGAAATGATACTATAGATAAGGTTAGATGATCCCAAGCCATCCCACCCAACAtggattttaaaatattctagataaatataaaattaagtaGACATTAAGTTCAACTATGTTTATGAAgtaagacaatttttttttatatattcaaaaaacaaacaaatatttgaTATCCTTaagcaaaatatatataattataacttcatatttttataacGATAATCGTCGAGTTCTCTTGTTTATAATGAgagatatattttataaatcttaGTTAGTTGTTTGGCATCCTCTGAAAGTTAactaatattatctaatttttaaAGTGTGTATTCCTCAACTGTTTTCAAGTACCACAAGTATATATCATTTTATTCATAACTAAGATTTTGGTTAGTTTCATTGAATTTACATGTTAATGATTAATAGATCTTATAACTGACTTTAGGTAAGTTACATTCCCTCTTAATAGGAGATCAGACTAACTACTGGTACACATCGCCCCCAACTTCAAGCCAAGTAGGTGAAGAGGTTTATCTAGCGAAAAACTTGgaaataaattatgatataaGTTGTTCTTAATTGGTTTATGGTTGTGCATGAAAATATTAAATCGCCCAATATGACATAAGTTGCTTAATCGATTTATGTCTAGGTTAGTTTTCTCTCAACGCTTTATCGATTGTCCATATATCAAATTACCATACAAACTAAGGTTCGACAATTGTCTAAGTTAagaaaaatgaacttactaGTGTTACATGGGGTTAGACTTTAAGTAAATATAGTAGAGCTAAATTGGAACTGCCTGATAAGGTCAGTCTTTATAAATACCACCTGATAAAGTTGATCACCTGATAAGGTTGATTTTTGTAGATACCGCTTGATAAGATCAATTTTCGGTAGATCTCACCTGATAAGGTCAATTTTATAGATATCGCCGACAAGGTCGATTTTTCAATGTTTCGGTTGAGCCAACAACTTGTTCTAGTTAGCATTTTAATAATCCAATTGAGTTAGGGTCGAAGTTTATCAGAATCAACAATTTTAACAATCTAGTTAAGACTAATCATAGCTGTCAATGTTAACAATCCAATCGGGTTAGGGTCAAGGATAATCATAATCAACAATTTTAACAATCCAGACGAGTTGGGATTGAGATTGGTCATAGTTAGCAATTTTAACAATTCGGTCGAGCTACGGTCGAGGCTGATCataatcatcaattttaacaatCAAACCAAGTTTGGGTCAAGACTGATCATAGTTAACTATTTTAACAATCCAGTCGAGTTAGGGTCAAGGTTGATCATAGTCAACAATTTTATCAATCCAGTTGAGACTTATCATAGTCAACAATATTAACAATCCAACCAAGTTGGATTGAGGCTGATCATAATTGGTAATTTTATCAATCCAGACAAGTATGGCTTGAGGCTGATCATAGTCAACAACTTTAACAATCTAGTCGAACTTGGATTGAGACTGATCATACTCATCAATTTTATTAATCTAGTCGAATTGGGATTGAGGTTGATCTTAGTCAACAATTTTAACAATTCTACCAAATTTGGATTGAGGCTGATCACAAACATCAAATTTAATAATCCAGTCGAGTCGAGTCGAGAtcaaaaattattatttgtagTATTTTGATAACCTGAAAAGTTATTAgtaatacataaaattattgTAGAAAAGACTTTGTTCAAATTAAACacaataaatcaaaataatctATGGTCAAGATgttgatttataaaatataacgtatggaattaaaattcatatttaattaatattgtacGGGAAggacttaaataaaaaaatatatacaattaatatttaatattattcaataaaataatgtaggctattttttcaatttagtTGGTAAAATTGATACtagttaatgtttttttttcttttcaaagtaAAACGGTAGAATGATAGATGTcgtaaaataaaaaagaataataaaatgtaatcaaaataaaattaaatttatttttagtttatataaatatgatctcattttatatttttgaattttacatCTTGACattttgtaatattattttttagtttttatattggaGTGTGATTAGTTTAACGTTAAAAGAATATTATTTAAgataattaaagtaataagaaataaaaatttaagatcatgaattttcaaacaaataatttaattaaaatatatatttttatttaatataaacaaaataattctatacattaatattttttttcaaaacatagtttattttttaaacgtTAAACTTAAATACATATTTCTCTTTCTGGATACGTTAAAATCCTTGAAAGTGAAATCATCGGAGTAAGAATTagaaggtttagggtttatcaAATTTTCTAATCTTTTCCTAGTTGAATTTTCTGAATAAAGTGTCGAAGTAGAAGTAAAAGAACAAATTCTTCTAGTTTTGTTAATTGACAATTTGATTATTCATAActcaggaaaaaaaaaagttacctAACAATAAACACCATTTTCTAgttcaaatttaaattacttCCAACCAAAACATTCAAGTTAAATCTCCTTATTTACAAtaataaatgtattttataaAGGTTAGTTATCTTATATTTCAAATACTAGAACTAAATATCACTTTATtcttaactaatattttaaataatattattaaatttctcTATATTCCCTTGTAACCATAGTAACTAAccatacaataaaataaaaaaaataaaaacataaaaacatacAATAACATTATGTAATTGactatattgtattttttttacatcaGACTTCCAtatttttcttcattaaatAGCGTCAAGATGATTTTTGTGACTCCACCTAATATGCtaggaaataaataaatttgctttaataatagatataaataatacattccCTGAACCCTAAACACATAATccaactatttttaatttttataaaaactacatatttatataattataaacataatcaacttattttttactttagacttccatgtttttcttcattataaagTGTAGACCCCACAGAACTTTTAAAATCTTTCTACTCCTTCCTTTACTAACAAAAAACCCATTATACTCATTTTCAGTTTCTTCCTACCAAACTAATCATAACAAAGTCAAGAACTCTGAAAACAATTCAGAagcccaaataaaagaaaacatttgaTCATAAAGTTCATGGTGTTCAAATATGAAACAGCAAACACTGGTACCActattacaacaacaaaattacaACCCTGTATCCGAGATCAGACCAAAAAAATAGAAGCACAGCGATATCATAGCAccattttatgatatttttgcCCTTGAGAAGTCCATCTCTGGATGCTGCAAACACATGACAGTTGAATGTCAGATCTCTCATCAATGAAGAGCATGTGAtggaaagaaaaatatgaaaatcaGGAGTTCACCTCGCTCATAAATTTCTTCAAGATTTCCTGCTTCTCGAGCTCATCACTACTAGGGAGGCCCATAGACTTCTGTCTCTGATCAAACTATATAATAAAAGAGAACTAAGCCAACTAGAAAAACGTCTAAAATCCAAAACAATGTCATTCAAATGCATGTAATAAATCCGTTACCATCATTTTTTCTACAGTTTGTCGAGTTTCAGGATCGAGGTCAGCAAGTTTGCTGTTCTCGGGCTCCACTTTTTGGGTATCAATTTCAGGATCACCCTTTACAACACATTTCCACCAGTCCATTTGATTATGCTTGGTCAAAAGAATAGAAATTGTATTCTGATCCTCTGCAAAATAGATTTGTACATGAAGTGAAACAATTGAGTGAAACAGCAAGAGATCATTCATTCTCACTCaattaattaacaaaaaaatgaaaTCTGATCCCTGCAAATTGGTTCGTAAATAATCAGTGACACTGTTAGTTCTTACTCCAATAATAAACTTCAACCACACACAACTACTTTACCTGGAATACTAGCTCGTGCATAGCCCTAAAAGATTATGTAAAGTGAATTCTAACATTggacttaaaaatataaaactccAGAAAGATGATAATAATTATCATCACTTAAAAGCATTTTTACTAGAGACAATTTAGTAATCCTTTACCTATGCTCCAATAACAGTCATCTGGCTTTACGGATTCATATAGCTCGCcctgaaaatatttaaaaacataatcTGCAAAAACGTTACAAAAACTACACACAAACTAAAGATAACAAATCTAGGTTGAAACAATAACTAATCTTAATGAATGTAGCACGCATCCCCTGACAATAAGTTTAACATAAACTTACATCAATAATTGGTGGTTGGCCTTTGAGTCCAACTTTTAGATGGTTCTTCTTTACATCGCATATGACAAACCTAGATTTCGTTCCAGTAGGCACAGGAACACTCACATTGACCTCCTCAAGAGTTTGCGTCCAGGAGTACATGTCTAGATCCAGACCATTACCGTTGTTTGGTACTGTTCAGCCATTGAAAAcaatcaataaaattaaaataaaatgtaacttCAAATAAAGAGTTAATAAAGAATCAATAAatatacaatatataaaataattttagttgtCAGCTGTGTGCTAGCAAGGAAATCACTAATCTAGAACACTGGTATATATGATTCCTCAGTACAACAATAAATAACTTAATGCACACCATAACACATCATTTCAAGGTGccataaaagaaacaaagaaggGGATGTTGACTGGCATTTAGAAACGTTCCCTTTACACATCCAATGTTAACCAAAATCTGGAGTATACTTTCAAACATGCAGTTCAGTTGTGAGTGtaattgaaatgtttttaacagagtaagaatttgaattaataaaattgatttaataattatttaccTGTATAACCCACAATgtgttaattaattttataataaatggtTTACAGCGAAACCATGAATAAGTGATGTTTGTGAAGGCTAATTCAAGATCGACCAAGgtgttatttaattttataataaatggtTTACAGCAAAACCATGAACAAGTGGTTTTTGTGATGGGTAATTCAAGATTGAACaagaagatgcaagaaaaacaaaaacaaaaaaaaaactataaaatctTGTTTCTAATAATGAATGGACTGTAAAGGAATAATCTTGTGTAACCATTTATTTCAAGAAAATGCATATACAAACTTCTCCACATGTATTTCTAACAGAACATTGAACTTGAAATAGTGTTAATCTCTTTACCTATTCCACGTGTATTTCTAACAGAGCATTAAAGTAGAAATTGCGTTAATCTCTTACCTATTACACATGTATTTCTAACagagcattaaagttgaaattgCGTTAATCTTTTACCTATTGAACCGCTTTCTTGGCCCTTCTTTTTCTCCACCGCTGCCGCATCCTCCTTGGAGGCTTCTActtccttatttttcttctcCGCCGCTGCTGCCTCCTTCTTAGCAGCTTCCActtccttctttttcttctcgGCCGTTTCCGCTGCTGCCTTGACTTTGGCGGCGTGCGCCACAGACACAACCTCTTCCACGGCGGTGTCGTTTTGGAAGAAATCGCTTGTTTGGGCAATGAAATCAAATACTTTGCGCAGAAAATCTCGAGGGTTGGAGGTGTCAAAATTGGCGGTAAACGAATGAGTTTCGGATTTTGACGAGGCAGAGGGTTCAGAGTTACTTGCGTTGCTCTGCTCCTCCTCTTCTTGATAATCGGAGATGATCGCCATGACTGTGTGAGAAGAGTGTACTAGAGAATTATGACGGGACAGTACAGAAGAAAGAGACACTAGGGCTTTGTTATAGGAAACGGTTTAAACGCCTCTTCAAGATGATACACTTAAACATATACATCTTTTTATAACTAGAATTCttgaattatattattaatttaaaattaatctttaattATTTTGCTTTATTTATTACGAAACTCAccgttataaaaataatattcgAATAATGTTTctgaaacaatttaaaatattttgttttagaaGTGGCAAACTATCTCTGCACCTCCCTACCCTCACTCtgcacttttttatttttatttttatttctaacaatatttttctaaatatggTGAAGGATATGAtgcattgattttcatttttaagaTGGTTGGTAGTGGTGATGAACGTTGTTGGTTGAGGTAAGTTTTGTTCTGTTCTTACTAGTGGTGGATGTGTTTTCGTtcgtttaatttttttttaattttttaaaagtcaTAAAACCCAGAAAAAAACTATTAAGATACAAAATTGAAGTataaaactcaaaaaaaaaatatttttgcatAGGGGAAGGTCGAGCACAACGAATCTTCTCACAAACTCTCACACACGCTCAAATGATAGAATTGTTCTCTTAAACGTTGTGACTAGAGAATAATGGAAGTGATAAAAGAGAGGCATGTAAGTGCAGAAGTTACTTAAAAATGTGAGGTTATACTTCATTTAaggatatttaaaatttttgccttgaaatttttttaaaaaaaatctaaaaagttTTATTTGGCTAGATCTTGCACCACACCATTGTCACTAGGTGAGGTTGTTTCTCTTGTCATGACAATAACAAAGAGAGACTCCAACTTCTAGTGCTACTATGAAGAAGGAACATGAAGAAATTGTGGATTTTACTCTCTCTTTTCATTACTATTTTGCTTGTTTATGATTGATTTATTAAAAACTAGACTTTAAACTTAATCCAACCTTACAAAATCAACtcataatatgaaatttgtatctAGTTATATAATGATTGGGGAAATTAGaaaagagataaagaaaatGTAGAGAAAATAAGAGTAAAAGAGAAGGTCACCTGAAAATCAACTCCAACATAGGTGATTGGTGTCGAATTGGAGAAAAGAGGGCGGTATATAGTCATCTTTCAAAACTTTATGTTGCAGTCATATATGTCATAAAGGGTGTTTTGAAATGAATAGTTAAgtataattaaaaatcaattttagattatatattttGCACTGCATTAGGAAAATTCATTCTAGagaatactttttttaaatgtttatagACATGTATTCTAGAAGTTGTTTAATATATTCTGAATTGATGTTTTAGAACAAATGTAAGGGTTTTAAAAGGTTATTTTTGTCATTCCATTGTAATAAGTAAGTGAGAAGAGAAATTATGAAGATGGACAAAGCAATTacttaaagaaagaaaagtggATGCCAAAACTTAgtccattatctgataccataTGTTTAGGGATGCAAAAACGACACACCacattcttccacacaaagtttTGGACCTTCTGAGTTGTTATCATCGCCATAGGCTCTCCTTCAATCCACTTAGTGAAAAATTCGACCATTACGATAAGATATTTTAATCAGCAGACGGCCAAACGAAAAGGAACCAAGATGTCTatcccccaggtatgaaaaggccacgggctagTTGGAGTGCGACTCTTCTGCTGGTGCATGATGACAATCTGCATGATTTTGACATTGCTCACACTTCTTGACATACATCATGTTATCTTCCTTTATCCTGGGCCAGTAATATCCAGCCCGTATTATTTTCAAAGAAAGAGCTCGTCCATCGATATGACtgccacatatcccttcatgcaGTATAGATAATATCCGCTCGATTTGGTTGCCACTCACACAGGTGATAAGGGGATGGGTATAACCATGCTGAAAGAGATGACCATCAACCAAAGGACCCAAGATGTCTatcccccaggtatgaaaaTGCCACAGGCTAGTTGGAGTGTGACTCTTCGGCTGGTGCGTGGTGCCAATCTGCATGATTTTGACATTTCTCACACTTCTTGGCATACATCATATTATCTCCCTTTATCATAGGCTAGTAATATTCAGCCTGTATTATTTTCAAAGAAAGAGATCGTCCATCGATATGGCtgccacatatcccttcatgcaGTTCGGATAATATCCGCTCGATTTGGTTGCCACTCACACAGGTGATTAGGGGATAGGTATAACCATGCCGAAAGAGATGACCATCAAGCAAAGTATACCATACCTCCATTATTTTTAACAATCTGTTGAACAagagctttgatgtctccaaatttGTGTGGGTTGCTTGAAGGCCTTGTTGCTGCTTGTGTGTGTGGGTtctgggtagtttgaatttgtaaatccactcttagttaggatccaaagttggtttaaatcaaatccttttgaaaaagagtgttttacaaagaagtggaaaaacaaccagttgttttatcgtttcaattggttgttttacacttaatgcttttgaaacaggttttgacaaagcttga from Phaseolus vulgaris cultivar G19833 chromosome 1, P. vulgaris v2.0, whole genome shotgun sequence carries:
- the LOC137813435 gene encoding protein BOBBER 1-like, with the protein product MAIISDYQEEEEQSNASNSEPSASSKSETHSFTANFDTSNPRDFLRKVFDFIAQTSDFFQNDTAVEEVVSVAHAAKVKAAAETAEKKKKEVEAAKKEAAAAEKKNKEVEASKEDAAAVEKKKGQESGSIVPNNGNGLDLDMYSWTQTLEEVNVSVPVPTGTKSRFVICDVKKNHLKVGLKGQPPIIDGELYESVKPDDCYWSIEDQNTISILLTKHNQMDWWKCVVKGDPEIDTQKVEPENSKLADLDPETRQTVEKMMFDQRQKSMGLPSSDELEKQEILKKFMSEHPEMDFSRAKIS